TTTCTGCTCCGAGTGTCCCCCCACAATCAAAACACTTGTCTTTGTTTTCAAGCTGGTCAATTCTAAATTTCTTTTTGCATTTTGAACATTCCACCATCGGGTCAGAAAATCCGCCAACATGTCCGCTGGCCTCCAAAACTTTTTGACTGGTTAGGGTAGCCGCGTCAATTCCATACATATTTTCTCTATCCGTAACAAACATCTCCCACCACAAGTTTTTTATGTTATTTTTCAGCGCAAGACCGTAAGGTCCGTAATCCCAAAACCCCGAAAAACCGCCGTATATTTCGGACGCGGGATACACAAACCCCCTTCTCTTGCAAAGTGAGACGATTTTTTCCATTTGGTTATTTTTCTCTTCTTTCATATTTTTATTCTGCGGTTTTTCTTATGTTCCACGTTTCGTGTTTCGTGTTACACGATATTACTCTATTACCACTCCTTGCCCTCGCCCGAAGGCGGGATCAGCGGAAAGTTCTGTTGTTATAGGTCCGCCTGCTGTCGCGCTTAAACGCGCGCCTGTAAATTTATCGTCACCTGTCACTTCCGCCACACTCATAAGAGTGGGAGTGGAACCTACCTGACTTGAACTCGGCTCCAAGGAAATCTGAAAAGTCATTTCTTTTACCGGCTTGGAATATCCGGCTTGAGCCGAAACATCTCCAGCCCTCCAAATCACCTGCCCGCTTACCGGATTATATGACAGTTCTCCTTCAGAAGCGTTCGGACTGCCTATCCATTTTACATAAGACGGCAGATTGGCCGAAACAGTAACATTTCCAGCGTCGTTTGAAGTGTTCGTCAAAGTCCACACTACAGTATATGTGGTTTCTTGGTCAACTTTTGGAGGTATAGGACCACTGTTTACCAACACCCCCGTATGATAGAGCGCTCGAGAATACAATCCCAAAACGGAAGACACTTTCACTTCCCTGTTTATGGAGGTCGTCGTTATTTGCGGGACTTGATTTTCACCCACTCTGTTTCCTTCCGCGCTTACTTCCACCAAAAGCTCCGGATTTTTTATAGAAGCCACCGCGTCCGCCACTCCCACGGTGCTGAAAGTGAAGCTGACCCTACCGCTATCCCCGGGATTTAGGATGTCAAAATCACGGCTGTTGGTCTGGTCCCATATTATTGAATTGTCGGACGAACGGTAAAAACCTCCTTCCGCGTCTACGGAACCTTTTTTTATCGCCGGGCCGGAAAGTTTTGCGATTATTTTCGCTCCGGTTATTTTATCGGGCGTGTTGTTTCTCCACATAACATCGGCTCTTATTATTTTCCCACTGTCCGCCACGTATCCCCTACCCGTATCGCCATTTAAAGAAAGTTCAAGTCCGATAAAAGGTTTTTCTATGGCTATTTCTTTTGAAGCGGTCAGGAAAGGAATTCCTATAAATCTTGCGTCATTTTTATCAGCCGTTCCTATGGTGAAACGGAAGATGCGGACTTCTTCGTCTTGGCCTTCTATTTTGCCCGTCAACCGAATGATCTGTTTGGCGTTGGGTTTTAAATCTCCGATGTTCCAAGTGTTTTCACCGACAGATGGTTTTGGCACAGCCGATTCAAAAACAAAGCCAAAAGGATACTCGGCTTTCAAAAGTAGATTCTTGATATCGGAAGTTGAATTAGAAAAAATATTTACGGTAAACTCCGTTTTCTGACCACTGCTCACTGTCCCCACGGAATCCACTGTTACTGAAACGGGAGAAGAATTTATTATCACTTCATACAGTTTACTTTTTTTTACCAAAGCATTGGAACCTCGGACGCGATACTCGGTAGATATTGCTATCTCTTTCCTCTGTCCTTCTTCTCCAAAAAGGACTGCCGATATTTTTTTACTGGACGACTGTCCCGGCTCTATATTTCCCAAAAGCTCCCTGTATCTCGTGAGTTCTTTTGTTACGTCTTTCGGGTCACGCGAACCTTCCGGATATTCTATAAGAAGATAAGTGGACTCCAGCGCCACGTTGTTCTGATTTTCAACGGACACTTCAAAAGACATCTCTTCCCCGCCACTTACGGAAACCGGCCCGATGATGTTTATACCAACGTTCTCCGACTTAATGAGATTGCCACCGGATAGAAACATGAAAACAGCCACAGACAAAGAAGCGACAAAAAATATTGCCGCTGTCATAAAGAGCTTGGCCGCGCCAGACAGTTTTTTTGGAACTCTTGCCATCTGTTCGTCTAACCCGCTTAAATCGCCATCTCCGCTTTTCCATTCGTCCGCAATTTCAACGTTGTGCTTTTTGAATTTCCCGCTATGGGAATGCACGTCGCCCGTGGCATGGTTTCTGGAATAGATATGCTCTTTTAAGCCCTCTATTTTATCCTTTTCGGAATCGTTACCATTTAAAGGAAGCATCGGTAAATTATAGCACAGCGAAAAAGTTATTAGAATATCTTGAATTACGAAATACGGCAGGCGTCCCCCGAGGAAAGTCACAGATGACTTTCTCTAAGCGCTCTGTTTATTTCTCCCAACGCCGTCTTTCTCACTCCTGCCATTTGAGAGACGACCTCTTCTGAAAAGAACGGACTTTCCACAAAACCCCCGATTTCTTTAGAGTCCCCTATGTAACCGAGACAATGCAGAATTCTAAGCACCGCTATGGTTTCCACGTTCAACAGCCGACTTCGGGAAAGCGCGGATTCTTTTATAAAATTAAATGTCTCCTCAAGAACGGAAAAAAGACGCTCGTTTTTTTCTTCCCCGTAAAGTAACCTCCGCAAAAGACCGAAAATTCGCGCGCATACAAAAAGGGCATCTTTGTTTGTAAAAAAACAGTCGTAAAAATTCACCATTTGCTCCGCCCCCGTTATTCTCCATGTGTCTTTGCCCCGAACCAAAGAAATGTGAGAAAAAGAAAATTCCCGCAAATGCCCCCGCAGTTTGGAATCCGTCCTTCTGACGCTTTGAGCGGATGCCCACAACATCCCAAGCTCTCTCGTAAAAATCAAAAACGTGGCATTCGCTTCTTTAACCGTCGCCACTTTTATCACAAAAGCGTCTGTGTGATGTATGTGATACATAAAAAACTTAAAGTTTGAAATGTGAAGTGAAAAGTTAAAAAGAAACCCGTGACGCTTGCGCGAGACGGGTGGTTGTTGGGAGGGGCGACGTGCTACCGAGGAGATAGCAAACTGTACGCGACCGTAAAAACGGCCACCGCGTTTGCTAACAAAATCAAGAGTCGCCAGTGTTTCGCCACTGTCCTGCCGTTTCTGTCAAAGCGCCAGTTTAGCCATACGGCGCCAGTCCAAACCAGCAAAGGTACTATTGTTTTCATAATTAACCAGCCGTCATATTACCACACTTTTGTATATTTTGCATACCAAAAATAAAGCGCGCCAAAATGATTGGACGCGCTGTGATACGACTGTGAAAATCCCTCGATCACAAAATCGGTTCAGGAAGGTATTCGATTACTTCCTTCGGAAACTTTCTCGTGACTTCGGAGATTTTTGCATAAACCCGCGTGACTTGGTCTTCGGCCAGTCCGTGATCGGGACGAAGAAGTTCTTCAATTTTCTCACGGTTTAGAGGGAAGTCGTCATCCTCGGAAAGTTTATGAACAAACCGATTGTCACCTCCACCCCTGACCTCTCTGACCGCCGAGAGGGCGTGTTTTTTGATCAGGCCATGAGCCCTCTCTCTGCCCATTCCCTTCTTCACCGCCTCCATAAGAAAGCGCGTGCTGGAAAGAAACGGAAGGTAATGCTCCAGCTCCTTTTCTATCACTCCCTGAAAGATTTCCATCTCTTTCAAAACGGTAAGGGCAGATTCGCACATGCCGTCGTAAGCGAAAAAAACTCCCGGAAAAACGACACGGCGCACCACCGAACAGCTCACGTCTCCCTCAAGCCATTGGTCCCCGACAAGCCGACTGACCATGTCTTGGAAACCACAAAGGACATTGAGAAGTCCGCAGATGCGTTCGGATGTGCGACTGTTGACCTTGAGCGGTTGAGGCCGTTTGGCCTTCCTTGAATCCTTCATGGAGAAGCTCGTGTCCGGCCATGAGACGGATCATTTTGGCAAAATTGCCGAGAGCGGACCCCATCTGTACCAAAACACTCACTACTTCAAAGTCAAGCGAGCGCGGATAGACCTGTCCCGTGCTGTCCAAAACCCGAGAGAATCCGAGATGCTCCATGATTTTTCTCTCAAACGCCTCCACTTTTTCAGCACTGCCCAAAAGATGGAGCATATCCTGTTGTGTTCCCATGGCGCCTTTTATCCCCCGTAGAGGATAGTTGGCGACGAGATGTTCCAGCCGATCAAATCCGATGAGAAGCTCCTCCGCCAAAGTGGCAAAGCGTTTGCCGAGCGTGGTTGTCTGCCCGGGGACATTGTGGGAGCGCCCACAGATATCCAAGGTTTTAAAATAGAGCGAGTTTAATCCGAAACCATAAAGTACCGCTACGGTACGCTCTCTCGCATGAAGCAGTGACCGGCGAATCTGAAACTGTTCAATATTGTCAGTCAGTTCGCGAGACGTGAAGCCCTGATGAATGAGTTCGTAACCGGCCAAGGTGTTGAATTCATCAATACGGGCTTTGACATCTTGTCTTGTGGTAATCTCTCGATATCTAATAGAGCCGAGATGAACTAATTCCACCACCCTCTCATACGCCACGATGGCTTCTTCCGGAATCGCAAGGCCGAGGTCTTTCTGGGCTTTGAGAGTAGCGACCCAAAGTCGCCGTTCCAACTTGATTTTCTCCTCTTCTCCCCAGCGGTTTACCAGAGGCGTGCTCGCGTAGCGAGCCGCCAGCACATCTTTTAAAGGAACTTTTGCTTCCATAATTTCTTCCTTTCCGTAGTTTTCTGTTTGTCTTTCTTTTTTTTCTTACCAACCTGCTTTGATACTACTTTTTTACCAAAAAAAAGCAAATGTCGTTTTTTTAAAACGACGCATGAAGAACATAATTAGGGTTAAGCAATTGCCGGTTTTGCCGGTTGTTTATCTATATGTCAAGCGAGAAAAAGAGATTTTCTATAGCAATGTTTTCCGTCGCCACGTCTTCAAAACTCATATCCTTAAGTCCCGCCGTTTTCTGAATTTCACTTTTATTTTTTTCAAGAAACGCTTTGCCTGTATCATCGGCCTTGACTTTTAGCACGACAGAATCGCTCGGGTTTAGCCCTTTCTTTTTGCGTAAATCCTGCACGGCGCGGATGAATTCCCGCACCGTTCCCTCCTCCTTAAGCTTTGGCGTTATTTCCGTATCAATCTCCACTTCTCCGGAAATCGTGTCGTCCAAAACAACCTCTTTTACATTCACCTCGTCTTTCACAAGGTTTATCATTTGCTCGTCTCCGACTTTAAACTTTAAACTTTTAACTTTTAACTTGTTTAGCGGCTGTCTCACTTTTATACTCGCTTTCGCTCTCTGCTCCAGTGCCAGCGAAACAATCCTTCTCACCTCTTCCATATCTTCAAGCATTTTTGTTCCATGTTCCATGTTCCATGTTCCATGTTTCGGCCATTCTTCCAGATGCACGCTTTTATCATGTAGCGTGTAGCATGTATCGTGTAGCGACTGATACAAATGTTCGGCAAAAAACGGTGTAAACGGCGCCAAAAGTTTTGATAGTTCTATCAAGACATGTCGCAGAGTTGTCAGAGCTTCTTTGTCCCCCTCCTTTATGCGGTCACGCGAACGCCGAAGATACCACTGCGACAGATCGCCGATAAATTCACGTATCGCTCTTGCCGGCTCAAGAAGCTTGTAATTATCAAGCCCTTCAGTTACTTCCCCAACCAGTTGACCCAACCTCGCGAGAACCCATTTGTCCAAAACATGCCCCTTCTCGGATGTTGCATGTTCCATGTTGTGTGTTCCATCTTTTGAATACAAAAGATAAAACTGCAGAACATTATCGGCGAGGTTAAACACCTTCTTCACTATCTCGTCCACCGTCTTTTCATCATAATTTTTCGCTTCCCCCGGCTGATTGACCGAGTACATCCAAAAACGCAAAGCGTCCGCTCCGTATTTTTCCATCTGCTCCTTTGGGTCAATAACGTTGCCGAGCGACTTGCTCATCTTTTTACCCTTGGCTTCCAAAAGATGGCCGAGAGAAATGACGTTTTTGTAAGCCGCTCCTTTGCCCATCAAAACGCCGATTGCGTGCAAAGTGTAAAACCATCCGCGCGTTTGGTCTATCGCCTCGCAAATATAATCGGCCGGATACCCCTTTTCATCTATGTAGTCCTTGTTTTTAAAAGGGTAATGGTCCTCCGCAAAAGGCATGGCACCCGAATCAAACCAAACGTCCATGACCTCTTTGACTCTTTTCATCTCGCCTCCGCATTTACAAATTAAAGAAATTTCGTCTACGCGAGGTTTGTGCGGGTCCAGTTCTTTACCGGTCGAGTTGTCAACATAGACGAAAGACGCCTCGGCGTATCCCCCCAAAAGCCCGCGTTTAAAAGTCCTTCTTTCTTGCCACAAATTCGTAACCTCCTGAAGCGACAAATTTTTCAAATAGCGCAAAAGAAAAATAAGAGGCCCTTCGTGGGACACTATGGCCACTGTTTCGCCTTTGTGCTTTTCCAAAATCTCGCGAACAAAATCAGACATTCTGTCTTCCACCTGCTTCCAGCTCTCCCCCGTCTGCCCTCTTGGAGTGAGGTAATACTTTTCATCAGGAAGACCGTTGTAGTCAAGACGATTTCTATTTATGAGAGAGTCCTGAGGTTCTTTGCCGTCCCATTGCCCGCTTTTTACCTCCCAAAGACGGTCGTCCAAAATGTTTTTGATTTTAATATTTTCCGCCACAATGTCTGCCGTTTCTCGAGCGCGTAAGACAGGAGATGAATACAAAGCATCAACGCCAAGCGCCGCCAGTTTCTTGCCCGCTTCTTTGGCTTGCTTTTTGCCCTCTTTTGTCAGAGGATATTTATCTCTTTCGCTGTCAAAAATACCGTCAATGTTTTTCTGGCTCTCTCCGTGGCGCAAAAGTATCAAACGAGTCAAAGGCCTGCCCGCTCCCAACTTAAATATTTCTTCAAATGACCCAACGACCCGCGTTTTTCCGCATCCCTTCTGCTTGCTATCGGTTTTTTGTAACTCTTCACCTTCAAAAATCTTAAATTCCGAACCTGAAATCTTGCCCGTTTGGATTTGCGGACAAATCCAAACGGGCAAAGGCGTTCCCCAATACCTCTCTCTTGAAATAGCCCAATCCTTTATATCCTTCAGCCACTCTCCAAACCTGCCCTCTTTTATATATTCCGGCTCCCAGTTTATTTTTTTATTTTCCTTTACGAGTTTGTCTTTTATTTTTTTGTCGGACATTTTTATATACCAAGAGTCCCGGGCGAAATATATAAGCGCGCTATGGCATCGCCAACAGTGAGGATAGCTATGCTCATATTTTTCTTTCGCGAAGAGAAGTCCGCGATGAGCCAAGTCCTTTATTATCTCCACGTCCGTACTTTCGGTCTTCACTTGTTTGCCCGAGAGAAACCCTGTTTCCTTCTTGAAAGTACCGTCTTCATTTACCAAATGATACTTGGGTAGCCCTTCTTTTGTTCCCAACTGAAAGTCGTCTTGTCCGTACATAACCGCCGTGTGCACGATTCCCGTGCCGTCTTCTGTCGTAACAAAATCCGCCGAATAAACCTTGAAAGCAGGATTTAGGGCTTCAGGATTTAGGGCTTTAGCAAGAAATGGATACAGAGGTTCGTATTCAAGTCCGACTAATTCCCCTCCCGTAAATTCCTCAATGATTTCGAACTCTTTATCTTTTAGAACATTCCCTATCCTCTCTTTTGCCAGTATGTATTCTTCCTTTATTCCTGATTCTTGATTCGTAATTCCGATCCGAACATATGTTATGTTCGGATTTACCGCAAGAGCCACATTCCCCGGCAATGTCCACGGCGTGGTCGTCCAAGCCAACATATAAGTTGGTTTGCCATTTTGAATTTTTAATTTTGAATTTATTTCGGATTTCGGATTTCGGATTTGGAATTTCGCCGTTATCGACAAGTCCTTGACTGTCTCATATCCTTGAGCCAACTCGTGTGACGAAAGCGCCGTCCCGCATCTCGGGCACCACGGCACTACTTTGTAGTCCTTATACAAAAGCCCCTGCTCGTCTATTTTCTTTACTATGTTCCAAACCGATTCTATATAATACGGCTTGTAGGTAACATACGGGTGTTCCAAGTCAATCCAATAGCCCACCCTCTCCGTAAATTCTTCCCATTCGCGCACGTATTTCCAAACGCTCTCTTTGCATTTTTGATTGAACTTTTCAACGCCATACTCTTCAACTTCTTTTTTTGACTTAAGCCCGAGTTCTTTTTCCACCTGTATTTCAACAGGCAGTCCATGAGTATCCCAACCGCCTTTTCTCCGCACGTAAAAGCCACGCATTGTTTTGTATCGCGGTATGGCATCTTTAAACGCTCGGGACTCCAAGTGGTGAATTCCCGGCTTGCCATTGGCGGTAGGAGGCCCTTCGTAAAAAATGAATTCCTTGCCGGAGTCCTTGTTTTTTTCAAGAGTTTTTTCAAAAATACGGTTTTCCCTCCACAACTCCAGTATTTCTTGCTCCTTTTTTGCCCTTTCCGAGCGGACATCTTTTTTGTCAGTCATATATAGACAGTTTAAGGTATTTTCGGCCTTTTTCCAAACGTGTACACCGGCCATGAACAACAAACCGTATGCCAATGGAACCACAGTGTTCGTTTCAGCGCAAACTTTACTTCACCGCGTAATTTAGCGCGGCGAATTCGTATTGTTCAATAAAAAGTTCTTTGAACGACACTAATGAATTGAGTTCGTAGAAAACAAGCATCGCTTCCCTGTATTCGTTCTCGTCCGCGCTTCTATATGAGAGTGGCGCACGACCGTGAGCGAGAAGAATGGCGTTTGCCATAAGCCGCGATGTTCTCTTGTTACCATCTTCAAATGGCTGAATATAACTTAAACCCAAAAGGGCAACCATGGCCTTTGCGCACGGTTCAGTCATTCTTAGAACGGCAAGCGAAAGCGCCTCCACCGCTTCCGCGATCTGATAACCGTTATCAAGCGGCCGATATTTTGACCCGAGCACTCCGACAGGTTTCAAGCGAAATCCGAAACCGACACCCAAATCTTTTACCAGTATCTCGTGAATCTTTTCCAAATTAGCGCGAGTAAGCGTCTGAAATTCTTTTGCGTTTTCGTGGACGAAATAAAAAGCGTCTTTATGATTTAGTATCATTCTTGCCTCTGCCCTGTCGTGTCCCGGTGCTTCCTTGTTTTCCAGAATCAGTTTTTCCGTATCAAGAAGCGTATAGGTATTGCCTTCTATTTTTGACGACTTCCACGACAGTTCAATAACAAGCCTTTCCAGTTCTTTTTTTCTTATCGCCTCGGGAAGGTCTGCCGTCCGCCCTTCGTACTCGGCCGTTGATTTATTAAAAGAGGCGAGTTCGTTATCCGAGAAAATGTCATTTGGCATCTCCGAAAAAAGGTTGAAATTGTAGCCGGAAAGTCCGAAACGCTTGTCGGGGTCAGAGGCGCAATACGACCCTGCGTCCACTTCCGCAAAAAGCCTCCCCACAACGGATATTTCATACGCTGTCGACCTGCCTTTGCCGACAGGTCTTAAAAGCCCGGTTCCTGCCATTTCCGACAGTGTTCTTTTGACAGTAACGAGTGAAGTGCTATCCCCCTGTTTGAGTAATTCATCACGCACAAAAGAGGACCGGACCGACCGGTTTTTCAAGAAAATGGACAGGATTTTTTGTTGTTTTTGGCTTATTTTTAGCACAATCGTATCATTTAGACCTTCTAATCGTATCATTTTGATACGATTAAGCAAACTCCTTATTCACAGCAGTACGACTGCTGTGAATCATTACATCTTCTCCGGCGTCTTAATACCGAGAAGCCATAGCCCGTTTTTCATCACTTGAGCAAAAGCGGCTGTCAGGGCAACCTTGTAAGGAGAAGACGGGTCGCCTTTGTCCACTATTTTTTCTTTGGCGTACCAAGAATTGAACTGGCTCGCCAATTCAGTGAGGTAAGTGACAAGATGGTGTGGGGCGTATTCTTCCCCCGCCCTTTCCACCACTTCCGGAAATCTAATCAGCATCCTGTCCACCGCTCCCGCTTTTCCTTCCATTTTTAAATCGGAAATCTCAAATCCTAAATCTTCTTCGTCTGCTTTCTTCATCACCGCCTTCGCTCGCACATAGGAATATTGCAAATACGGGCCCGAATCCCCTTCAAAAGAAACCGATTTTTCAAAATCAAAAACAATATCTCCTCCTATGGCTTGTCGCAGTATGGAATACTTTATTGCTCCGACCGCGATAATTTCAGATGTTTCTTCTCTTTTTTCTTCAGAAAAATCTCGTTCTTTCATTTTTTCCTTAACCAAATTCTTAACCTGCTTCAAAAGCGCCTCGCCTGTTATGACATTTCCTTTTCGCGAAGACATCTTACCCTCTGCAAAACGCATCATCCCATGACTTATATGCGTGGTCTTCCGTCCAATTTTCTCATCTACTTCGCGCAAGGCGGAGAGCACAACCTTAAAATAATCGTCCTGTTCGCTTGCGGTTACAATTATAGACCTTTCAAGGTTTTCGTGACGTTTAAATTTTTCCGTGTTTAAACCCATCTCTTTGGCTTCGTATGTAGGCAACCCCTTTGAAGTCACAAAGACCCTTTTATGCAGTCCTCTTTTCTCACCATCAAATATGACGGCTCCTTCGCTTTCTTCAAATACTCCTTTTTTCAAAAACTCCAGCGTTATTTCCTTTCCTCTGCCCGCCACTTCACTTTCAAAAATGTATTCATCAAATTTTGTGCCCAAAACGGCGTAAAGTTCTTCAAAATGTTCCAAGCTCCATGTTCGGCCTTTTTCATATATTTTATTCGCTTCCGCGTCTGACTTTTCATAAAGAATTTTGTTTAGCGCGTCTATTTCGGCTTTATCTTCCTTGGAATTCTCATAAGCATTGGAACCGAATACATACGCTTCGCCCAAAAAAGCGGTTTTTTCCGACAACGAGTCGCTGTCTTTCGGAACGCTGTCAAGTTTATTTTTGTATCCCCAAACAGCTTTTGCGATATGAAGTCCCGTGTCGCTCGGGTAGCACATTCTCACGACCTTCGCTCCGGAAAACTCCGTCAAACGGGAGATGGATTCTCCTATGGCATTACTCATCAAATGCCCGATATGAAACGGCTTGAAAATATTAGGGTCGGTGTATTCCACCATTACTTTTTCATCCACAAGATGCTCACTTTTTCCAAACCCTTCTTTTTCCTCCAAAATATCTGTTACGCCAAGGGCAAAAACTTTTGGTTTTAGATGGAAGTTTATAAATCCCGCTCCCGCCACCTCTGCTTTTTCCACTTCTTCGGGCTGATTTGCAGTGACACGCTCTACCAAATCATTCGCGAGCTCCCGCGGACTTTTGCCGACCTTCTTTGCGTAAACAAGCGCCGCGTTTGTGGCGTAGTCCCCATGCGCCAAATCAGCCGGATGGGTGATGATTATTTCGCCTGCCGATATTCCGAGTTCGGCCAGAGCTGATTTTATTTGTAAAATTATTTTTTCCTTTATCATAGGTTCGTAATCTCCCTAATTATTCCGGCCAACTCTTTCTTTACGACTTCCGGCTCTGCGTTCGCGTCAACTATTTTGTGTTCAACCCTCTTGGAAAATTCAAAATATCCTTCTTTTGTGCGTCTGTGAAAATCTATTTCTCTTTCATCAAAGTGGCTCTTGACTTCTGTTTTCCTGCTTATCCGTCTTATTCCTTCTTCAACTTCAACATCCAACATTATATAGATATCGGGTTTAAAGTCGCGAAGATAGACCTCTCTTGTTTCCCAAAATAAATCTTTCAAATGCCACGCCTCTTGTCCGCAAATTTGAAAAGCGTATGTTGAAGAATCAAATCTGTCAGATATTACGTTTACTCCCGCTTCAAGGGCAGGTAAAATTTTTCGCTTCATATGCTCATGCCTGCCCGCCCAAGCAAGAGCAAATTGAGTTTCGGCTGTGGCAAATATCGCGTCTTTGTCAATCATCAAGTTTCTTATTTTTTCTGAAAACGGCGTTCCGCCCGGTTCGCGAGTGAAAATAAAATTATCGGACGGAAGCTCTTTGGCAAGCAAATTCACCATAAGCGATTTCCCCGCCCCATCGCATCCGTCTATCACGATGAATTTTCCCCGCTTTTCGTTCATGTGATAATCCTACTGTTTAAATGAAAAAAAGAAAAGCGTCCAGACAAAAGTTGTGGACGCTTGAAGAAAGTGTACCTATTGGGGTTTTTTGTTTGGAGCCGGTTTTTCTTTTTCTCGCCTCTTTAATTCTGTTGTGCGCAACCTGTTGCGCTCTGCTGTTTTGGCCTCCTGGTCGGCCAAAATTCGCCGGCGCCGACTTTCTTCCAAGCCAGACCGGACAGATTCTATGCCGGTTCTTTTATAAATTCTCGCTTTCATTGTGCTCCTTAGATTTTATGTTCACCTCAACTTCTCACTTTCCTAAGTGTATCAGACACACCAAAAATTTCTACTGGAAATTTATGAGCGCAAAATTTTATCTATTTTTTTGGCAATCAATCGCATATCTTTTTCTTTCTTTCCGCGCGTGGTTTCCGCCGCAGTTCCCAGCCGAATGCCGGAAGGGTCAACTGGTTTTCGGGTATCAAACGGAATAGTATTTTCATTAACGATAATTCCGGCTCGTTCCAGTTTGTCCGCCGCTTCGCGCCCACCGATACCTTTCCCGCCCTGCCATACGTCAACGCGCAGAAGATGCGTCTCTGTCCCTCCCTCCACAATTCTCCAACCGAGCTTGGCTAATTCGTCCGACAGAGCTTCTGCGTTCTTCACTACCTGCGTAGCGTATTTCTTGAATGCCGGCGTATCGGCTTCTTTGAGGGCGACGGCCACCGCCGCGATAGCGTTGAAATGAGGGCCCCCAAAAAGACCGGGAATGATAATCTTGTCTATTTTCTTATCCAACTCACGCTCATCCTTTCGCGTAAATATCATGGCCGAACGAGGACCTCTAAGCGTCTTATGCGTCGTCGTGGTTACGATATCGGCATAAGCAAAAGGCGACGGATAAACCTTGCCGGCAACAAGCCCGGCGAAATGAGACATATCCACCATTAAGTACGCTTTCTTTCCACTTTGCTCAGGGTAAACCACCGCATCGGCAATTTCTCTAAATTTCTTAAAATCAACAATATGAGCGTACGCGGTAAATCCCGCAACGATGATATTCGGTTGATTTGAAACGGCGATTTTTTTGACTTCTTCATAATCAAGTCGTTCGTCTGTTTTACTGACGCCATACGGCACTTGCGTCCAGAACTTTCCCGTCATGGATACCGGCTGACCATGCGTGAGATGCCCGCCATGGGAAAGCGTCATGCCCATAATTTTACCTTTCGTGGTCGGCTGTTGGTTGTCGGCTGTCGGTGGCAAAAGCGCCGAATACACGGCGAAATTTGCAGGAGAGCCGGAAAGCGGCTGAACGTTTACACCCCACTCGTCTTCGCTTAGACCGAAAAGTTTGAGAGCTCGTTTTCTGGCAAGGTTTTCAATCTCATCCACCACCGCGCATCCGCGATAATAGCGCCTGCCAGGATACCCTTCCCCGTACTTGTCGGTAAGCTCGCTTCCTAAGGCGGCAAGCACGTCTTTT
The sequence above is drawn from the bacterium genome and encodes:
- a CDS encoding recombination protein O N-terminal domain-containing protein, which gives rise to MYHIHHTDAFVIKVATVKEANATFLIFTRELGMLWASAQSVRRTDSKLRGHLREFSFSHISLVRGKDTWRITGAEQMVNFYDCFFTNKDALFVCARIFGLLRRLLYGEEKNERLFSVLEETFNFIKESALSRSRLLNVETIAVLRILHCLGYIGDSKEIGGFVESPFFSEEVVSQMAGVRKTALGEINRALRESHL
- a CDS encoding class I tRNA ligase family protein, which translates into the protein MTDKKDVRSERAKKEQEILELWRENRIFEKTLEKNKDSGKEFIFYEGPPTANGKPGIHHLESRAFKDAIPRYKTMRGFYVRRKGGWDTHGLPVEIQVEKELGLKSKKEVEEYGVEKFNQKCKESVWKYVREWEEFTERVGYWIDLEHPYVTYKPYYIESVWNIVKKIDEQGLLYKDYKVVPWCPRCGTALSSHELAQGYETVKDLSITAKFQIRNPKSEINSKLKIQNGKPTYMLAWTTTPWTLPGNVALAVNPNITYVRIGITNQESGIKEEYILAKERIGNVLKDKEFEIIEEFTGGELVGLEYEPLYPFLAKALNPEALNPAFKVYSADFVTTEDGTGIVHTAVMYGQDDFQLGTKEGLPKYHLVNEDGTFKKETGFLSGKQVKTESTDVEIIKDLAHRGLLFAKEKYEHSYPHCWRCHSALIYFARDSWYIKMSDKKIKDKLVKENKKINWEPEYIKEGRFGEWLKDIKDWAISRERYWGTPLPVWICPQIQTGKISGSEFKIFEGEELQKTDSKQKGCGKTRVVGSFEEIFKLGAGRPLTRLILLRHGESQKNIDGIFDSERDKYPLTKEGKKQAKEAGKKLAALGVDALYSSPVLRARETADIVAENIKIKNILDDRLWEVKSGQWDGKEPQDSLINRNRLDYNGLPDEKYYLTPRGQTGESWKQVEDRMSDFVREILEKHKGETVAIVSHEGPLIFLLRYLKNLSLQEVTNLWQERRTFKRGLLGGYAEASFVYVDNSTGKELDPHKPRVDEISLICKCGGEMKRVKEVMDVWFDSGAMPFAEDHYPFKNKDYIDEKGYPADYICEAIDQTRGWFYTLHAIGVLMGKGAAYKNVISLGHLLEAKGKKMSKSLGNVIDPKEQMEKYGADALRFWMYSVNQPGEAKNYDEKTVDEIVKKVFNLADNVLQFYLLYSKDGTHNMEHATSEKGHVLDKWVLARLGQLVGEVTEGLDNYKLLEPARAIREFIGDLSQWYLRRSRDRIKEGDKEALTTLRHVLIELSKLLAPFTPFFAEHLYQSLHDTCYTLHDKSVHLEEWPKHGTWNMEHGTKMLEDMEEVRRIVSLALEQRAKASIKVRQPLNKLKVKSLKFKVGDEQMINLVKDEVNVKEVVLDDTISGEVEIDTEITPKLKEEGTVREFIRAVQDLRKKKGLNPSDSVVLKVKADDTGKAFLEKNKSEIQKTAGLKDMSFEDVATENIAIENLFFSLDI
- a CDS encoding Fic family protein, with the protein product MAGTGLLRPVGKGRSTAYEISVVGRLFAEVDAGSYCASDPDKRFGLSGYNFNLFSEMPNDIFSDNELASFNKSTAEYEGRTADLPEAIRKKELERLVIELSWKSSKIEGNTYTLLDTEKLILENKEAPGHDRAEARMILNHKDAFYFVHENAKEFQTLTRANLEKIHEILVKDLGVGFGFRLKPVGVLGSKYRPLDNGYQIAEAVEALSLAVLRMTEPCAKAMVALLGLSYIQPFEDGNKRTSRLMANAILLAHGRAPLSYRSADENEYREAMLVFYELNSLVSFKELFIEQYEFAALNYAVK